In Parasteatoda tepidariorum isolate YZ-2023 chromosome 2, CAS_Ptep_4.0, whole genome shotgun sequence, one DNA window encodes the following:
- the LOC107448993 gene encoding sulfotransferase ssu-1 isoform X2: MKMSHTKPIFKLVDGFPIPQHFSEENFRSSVNYKPRPDDIFIVTYPKCGTTWLQHIFMLILRHGQPLDSPEDMHDSSPFLDKKGAKSAETMKRPGAIKTHLPFHLAPWSPDNKYIYVARNPKDCCVSYYHHTSRIPSNFSGTFDEYFEKFLAGLVEFGDYFDHLLGWYTHRNDPNVLFITYEDLKEDFESNTLKIAAFIDDKKYAQPIREHPEIMANIKTYSSFDFIKEAHLQKEKEYKQEHESLETKSKFSDETSKSDEDNCRGHENKKRTMHAGHFRKGVVGDWKNYFSEEQTRRLKDKFTERTKGTDIESMWTKYM, encoded by the exons ATGAAAATGTCTCACACAAAACCTATATTCAAGTTAGTAGATGGATTTCCCATTCCCCAACacttttcagaagaaaattttcgATCTTCTGTCAATTATAAGCCACGACCTGACGACATTTTCATTGTGACTTATCCCAAATGTGGCACAACGTGGCTCCAGCATATCTTCATGCTTATACTCAGGCATGGTCAACCTCTGGACTCACCTGAAGACATGCATGATAGCTCTCCCTTCCTAGACAagaaag GAGCAAAGAGTGCCGAGACGATGAAAAGACCAGGTGCCATCAAAACTCACTTGCCATTTCACCTGGCTCCCTGGTCACCTGATAACAAATACATATACGTAGCCAGGAACCCAAAAGACTGTTGTGTGTCTTATTATCACCATACCTCCAGAATTCCAAGCAATTTCAGTGGAACTTTCGACGAGTACTTCGAAAAGTTTCTAGCTGGATTAGTAGAATTCGGAGACTATTTCGATCATCTTCTTGGTTGGTACACTCACAG aaaTGATCCAAATGTCTTATTTATAACTTACGAAGACTTAAAAGAAGATTTTGAGTCGAACACCCTGAAAATCGCAGCTTTTATCGATGACAAAAAATACGCTCAACCTATAAGAGAACATCCTGAGATTATGGCTAATATCAAGACATACAGCAGTTTTGACTTCATTAAAGAAGCTCATCttcaaaaagagaaagaatATAAGCAGGAGCACGAATCATTGGAgactaaatcaaaattttcggACGAAACCTCTAAGTCAGATGAAGATAATTGCAGAGgccatgaaaataaaaagcgcaCAATGCACGCTGGTCATTTCAGAAAAGGCGTTGTGGGcgattggaaaaattatttttcagaagaacAAACTCGGCGCTTGAAAGATAAATTCACTGAAAGAACTAAAGGAACCGATATAGAAAGTATGTGGACCAAATacatgtaa
- the LOC107448993 gene encoding sulfotransferase ssu-1 isoform X1 — translation MKMSDTKPPSASIFKLVDGFPIPLQFSEENFRSAVNYKPRPDDIFIVTYPKCGTTWLQHIFMLILRHGQPLDSLEDMHDSSPFLDNRGAKSAETMKRPGAIKTHLPFHLAPWSPDNKYIYVARNPKDCCVSYYHHTSRIPSNFSGTFDEYFEKFLAGLVEFGDYFDHLLGWYTHRNDPNVLFITYEDLKEDFESNTLKIAAFIDDKKYAQPIREHPEIMANIKTYSSFDFIKEAHLQKEKEYKQEHESLETKSKFSDETSKSDEDNCRGHENKKRTMHAGHFRKGVVGDWKNYFSEEQTRRLKDKFTERTKGTDIESMWTKYM, via the exons ATGAAAATGTCTGACACAAAACCTCCATCAGCTTCTATTTTCAAGTTAGTAGATGGATTTCCCATTCCCCTACagttttcagaagaaaattttcgATCTGCTGTCAATTATAAGCCACGACCTGACGACATTTTCATTGTGACTTATCCCAAATGTGGCACAACGTGGCTCCAACATATCTTCATGCTTATACTCAGGCATGGTCAACCTCTGGATTCTCTTGAAGACATGCATGATAGCTCTCCTTTCCTTGACAACagag GAGCAAAGAGTGCCGAGACGATGAAAAGACCAGGTGCCATCAAAACTCACTTGCCATTTCACCTGGCTCCCTGGTCACCTGATAACAAATACATATACGTAGCCAGGAACCCAAAAGACTGTTGTGTGTCTTATTATCACCATACCTCCAGAATTCCAAGCAATTTCAGTGGAACTTTCGACGAGTACTTCGAAAAGTTTCTAGCTGGATTAGTAGAATTCGGAGACTATTTCGATCATCTTCTTGGTTGGTACACTCACAG aaaTGATCCAAATGTCTTATTTATAACTTACGAAGACTTAAAAGAAGATTTTGAGTCGAACACCCTGAAAATCGCAGCTTTTATCGATGACAAAAAATACGCTCAACCTATAAGAGAACATCCTGAGATTATGGCTAATATCAAGACATACAGCAGTTTTGACTTCATTAAAGAAGCTCATCttcaaaaagagaaagaatATAAGCAGGAGCACGAATCATTGGAgactaaatcaaaattttcggACGAAACCTCTAAGTCAGATGAAGATAATTGCAGAGgccatgaaaataaaaagcgcaCAATGCACGCTGGTCATTTCAGAAAAGGCGTTGTGGGcgattggaaaaattatttttcagaagaacAAACTCGGCGCTTGAAAGATAAATTCACTGAAAGAACTAAAGGAACCGATATAGAAAGTATGTGGACCAAATacatgtaa